The following are encoded in a window of Collinsella aerofaciens genomic DNA:
- a CDS encoding acyl carrier protein, giving the protein MDRSEIFDKIAEVAADVLGVDVAEISEETTFDDLDANSLERLQLVTAIEDEFNLEIDDETLLSLNSVADAVDAIENAREA; this is encoded by the coding sequence ATGGACCGCTCCGAAATCTTCGACAAGATCGCCGAGGTCGCTGCTGACGTTCTGGGCGTCGATGTTGCCGAAATTAGCGAGGAGACCACCTTTGACGACCTCGATGCCAACTCGCTCGAGCGCCTGCAGCTGGTTACGGCTATCGAGGACGAGTTCAACCTCGAGATCGATGACGAGACCCTACTCTCGCTCAACTCTGTCGCCGACGCCGTCGACGCGATCGAAAACGCCAGGGAGGCCTAG
- a CDS encoding YceD family protein, whose protein sequence is MAEFPSVTVDLSEQLEFPGDSYPLTGKVDVATYTVGEKEYQLQDGIDYDVVFTNAGTGVLLTGMVRAHATGECDRCLEPASFDIAGEIEEFYLFDEPEDPEAYEDGYELLGEDRIVDLGEPINDAVVMDTPFVVLCKPDCRGLCPTCGCNLNVEQCDCAAQAEAEWAAATENPFAALKNLKLDE, encoded by the coding sequence ATGGCTGAGTTCCCGAGCGTTACCGTCGATCTTTCCGAGCAGCTCGAGTTTCCTGGAGATTCGTATCCGCTGACCGGTAAGGTCGATGTCGCCACCTACACGGTGGGCGAGAAGGAGTACCAGCTTCAGGACGGCATCGACTACGACGTTGTCTTTACCAATGCCGGTACCGGTGTCTTGCTCACCGGTATGGTCCGCGCGCACGCCACTGGCGAGTGCGACCGTTGCCTGGAGCCCGCTTCGTTTGATATTGCCGGTGAGATTGAGGAGTTCTACCTCTTTGATGAGCCCGAGGATCCCGAGGCCTACGAGGACGGCTACGAGCTCCTGGGTGAGGACCGTATCGTCGATCTGGGTGAGCCCATCAATGACGCGGTCGTTATGGACACGCCGTTTGTGGTGCTCTGCAAGCCCGATTGCCGTGGTCTGTGCCCCACATGCGGTTGCAATCTCAACGTCGAGCAATGCGATTGCGCCGCCCAGGCAGAGGCAGAATGGGCCGCTGCCACGGAAAATCCATTTGCAGCATTGAAGAATCTCAAGCTTGATGAGTAA
- the coaD gene encoding pantetheine-phosphate adenylyltransferase, producing the protein MSDTINRVIVPGTFDPITFGHIDVIRRARRIFPSVIVAVAESQGKNGVGTTFRLDERVALAREALGDIDGVEVLPFTGLLVDFAREQGAGAVVKGLRAMTDFEYELQQADLNYRLDNELESIFVMSAPQYGYISSSVVRQIASLGSDVSNFVPSNVVKALKHRFS; encoded by the coding sequence ATGAGTGACACCATTAACCGCGTAATCGTCCCGGGCACCTTCGATCCCATCACGTTTGGCCATATCGACGTCATTCGTCGCGCCCGCCGCATTTTTCCCAGCGTGATCGTGGCCGTTGCCGAGTCGCAGGGCAAAAACGGCGTCGGCACCACGTTTAGGCTCGACGAGCGCGTGGCGCTGGCCCGTGAGGCGCTCGGTGATATTGACGGCGTCGAGGTGCTGCCCTTCACCGGCCTCTTGGTCGATTTTGCCCGCGAACAGGGAGCAGGGGCCGTGGTCAAGGGCCTGCGTGCCATGACCGACTTTGAGTATGAGCTGCAGCAGGCCGACCTCAACTACCGCCTGGATAACGAGCTGGAGTCCATCTTTGTCATGAGTGCGCCGCAGTACGGCTATATTTCGAGCTCGGTGGTTCGCCAGATTGCCTCGCTCGGTAGCGACGTCTCTAATTTTGTTCCGTCCAATGTGGTCAAGGCGCTCAAACATCGCTTTTCGTGA
- the rnc gene encoding ribonuclease III: MALSERLTRAQEILGHEFNNKVLLRAALTHPSAVEGQPVSASYERLEFLGDSILGAVVARSLFESYPEFDEGKLTRLKVSLVSGATLSEVSHELGIDDIIIFGASETGTGARGLHSALENVYESLVGALYLDAGWDVAAEFIHRTLKPHLASERAEHPANPKSFLQECVQADGHEPPAYKLVGSEGPAHAPTFTAVVLIDGIRQGRGSGSSKKEAEGAAALEALDRMGYTTNGVILNKKHV, translated from the coding sequence TTGGCTTTATCCGAACGACTTACGCGTGCCCAGGAAATCCTGGGGCACGAGTTCAATAATAAGGTGCTGCTGCGCGCGGCCCTTACGCATCCCTCGGCAGTCGAGGGCCAGCCGGTTTCTGCCAGCTATGAGCGCCTTGAGTTCTTGGGCGATTCCATTTTGGGTGCTGTGGTCGCACGCTCCCTGTTTGAGTCCTATCCTGAGTTTGACGAGGGCAAGCTCACGCGCCTGAAGGTGTCGCTTGTCTCGGGCGCTACGCTGTCCGAGGTTTCTCACGAGCTGGGCATCGACGACATCATCATCTTTGGTGCCTCCGAGACCGGTACCGGTGCGCGCGGCCTGCATTCGGCGCTCGAGAACGTCTACGAGTCGCTCGTGGGCGCACTGTACCTGGATGCCGGCTGGGACGTTGCGGCGGAGTTTATCCATCGTACGCTTAAGCCGCATTTGGCTTCCGAGCGCGCCGAGCATCCCGCGAACCCCAAGTCGTTTTTGCAGGAGTGCGTGCAAGCCGACGGTCACGAACCCCCGGCGTACAAGCTCGTTGGCTCCGAGGGCCCGGCGCATGCGCCCACCTTTACCGCCGTGGTGTTGATCGATGGTATTCGTCAGGGTCGCGGCTCCGGCTCCTCAAAGAAGGAAGCCGAGGGAGCCGCCGCGCTCGAAGCGCTCGACCGCATGGGTTACACCACCAACGGCGTGATTCTGAACAAGAAGCACGTGTAA
- the plsX gene encoding phosphate acyltransferase PlsX: MSNVRVCVDVVGGDEKPQVVLDGIEAALAADPDIEVLATGPAEIVNPFAASHARVEALEAPDVIAMDDDPIRAVMTKRKSSIVLSCRAIKKGNADAFFSAGSTGAMTAAATAYVTPFRYQAEGKKQPVRPCLTNALPNRAGGLTVLCDMGANPDVEVDDMVRFAQMGSAYARVVLGIEHPRVGLLANGAEDEKGSNFTKACFPAMKAAVPGFVGNCEGTDLTSGNFDVVVADGMSGNIALKATEGAAKFLLQELKGVFMSSLGTKIAALLIKKQMREIKAKLSGDAKGGAILLGLRGVVLIGHGATSVEAVKNGALAAAEAVRAGLVENVANSMDGIVL, encoded by the coding sequence ATGAGTAACGTTCGCGTTTGTGTAGACGTTGTGGGCGGAGACGAGAAACCTCAGGTTGTTCTCGATGGTATCGAGGCTGCGCTTGCCGCCGATCCCGATATCGAGGTCTTGGCGACTGGCCCGGCCGAAATCGTCAATCCCTTTGCAGCTTCCCATGCACGTGTTGAGGCCCTTGAGGCACCTGACGTTATCGCCATGGATGACGATCCCATTCGCGCCGTGATGACCAAGCGTAAGTCGTCGATCGTGCTTTCTTGCCGCGCCATTAAGAAGGGCAACGCGGATGCGTTCTTCTCCGCCGGCTCGACCGGTGCCATGACCGCCGCTGCCACCGCCTACGTGACGCCGTTTAGGTATCAGGCCGAAGGCAAGAAGCAGCCGGTGCGCCCCTGTCTGACCAATGCGCTGCCCAATCGCGCCGGCGGTCTGACGGTGCTGTGCGACATGGGTGCCAACCCCGATGTCGAGGTTGACGATATGGTGCGTTTTGCCCAGATGGGCAGCGCCTATGCCCGCGTCGTCCTGGGCATCGAGCATCCCCGCGTCGGTCTGCTTGCCAACGGCGCCGAGGACGAGAAGGGTTCTAACTTTACCAAGGCCTGTTTCCCTGCTATGAAGGCCGCCGTTCCCGGCTTTGTTGGTAACTGCGAGGGCACCGACCTCACCTCAGGCAACTTCGATGTCGTCGTTGCCGATGGTATGTCGGGCAATATTGCGCTCAAGGCCACCGAGGGCGCTGCCAAGTTTTTGCTGCAGGAGCTCAAGGGTGTCTTTATGTCTTCGCTCGGCACCAAGATTGCCGCGCTGCTCATCAAAAAGCAGATGCGCGAGATTAAAGCCAAACTTTCGGGCGACGCCAAGGGCGGCGCGATTCTTTTGGGCCTGCGCGGCGTGGTCCTGATCGGCCATGGTGCCACCTCGGTCGAGGCTGTCAAAAACGGTGCGCTCGCGGCGGCCGAAGCCGTGCGCGCCGGGCTGGTCGAGAATGTCGCCAACTCTATGGACGGTATCGTTTTATAA
- the recG gene encoding ATP-dependent DNA helicase RecG — MSELCSVPRVSERFAQSNALDEDIARLKYVSGKREEALRRLGIRTVGDLLLHIPHRYLDFTRSWFIEMAPIGAVCTIIATVDRIVQKRPRPRMQVTEVSLLDDTGVLQVAFFRQPWIAQQLKQGDRLAVMGKVEFAYGFKQMASPHFEKLEDGRAAGTILPVHYVSDGVSQAWMRRIVSGALELVGNPFDPIPAPLRAKRKLMSSARALRSIHFPSSMAERDIARRRLAYEECLYLQLALRLRNDGGLVDVVPYAHTAGEHLAVLKQALPFSLSDEQEAAFQDILHDMCDGGRVMNRLLLGDVGTGKTAVAACALAVAADSGTQACVMAPTGVLARQYADKTGPLLSQTGMSWALLTGATPAAERERIHEQLQSGELDVLFGTHAVLSEDVNFKHLSLVVIDEQHRFGVGQRNALRAKGPGADLLVMTATPIPRTLALSVYGDLDTSIIRHRPVPGAGVTTRVLTESSRDLAYGAIREAHEKGQQAYVICPLVEPSDSADELEDVPGIARDDEGRVTVPVPLHDTATELDRLRLALPGLTIERLHGRMPAGEKDRVIDAFKRGEIDVLVSTTVVEVGVDVPNATVMVIENGERFGLAALHQLRGRVGRGSVSGTCLVMTHSKGNGGASAAQDRLQSLEKTSDGFTLAQMDLRLRHEGEILGYRQHGGVTLRFVDLDADEELIEWAHLDAVELLRYACNLDSVATRPLRDAVAMRYRHIFKEVSGG, encoded by the coding sequence ATGTCCGAGCTGTGCTCCGTGCCGCGCGTCTCGGAGCGCTTTGCCCAGAGCAATGCGCTCGACGAGGATATCGCGCGACTCAAATATGTTTCGGGTAAACGTGAGGAGGCCCTTCGCCGTCTGGGAATTCGGACGGTGGGGGACCTCCTTCTCCATATCCCTCATCGATACCTCGACTTTACCCGTTCTTGGTTCATCGAGATGGCGCCCATCGGTGCCGTGTGCACCATCATCGCCACGGTCGATCGTATTGTCCAAAAGCGGCCTCGTCCGCGTATGCAGGTGACCGAGGTTTCACTCCTTGACGATACGGGCGTGCTGCAGGTCGCCTTTTTCCGCCAGCCCTGGATTGCCCAGCAGCTTAAGCAGGGCGACCGCCTGGCCGTGATGGGTAAGGTTGAATTTGCCTACGGTTTTAAGCAGATGGCCTCGCCGCACTTTGAAAAGCTTGAGGACGGTCGTGCTGCGGGTACCATTTTGCCGGTCCACTACGTAAGTGACGGCGTGAGCCAGGCATGGATGCGTCGCATCGTGAGCGGTGCTCTTGAGCTCGTCGGCAATCCCTTCGATCCCATCCCGGCACCACTGCGTGCAAAGCGCAAGCTCATGAGCAGTGCCCGTGCGCTTCGTTCGATTCACTTTCCCTCGAGTATGGCCGAGCGCGACATTGCGCGCCGCCGTTTGGCCTATGAGGAGTGCCTGTACCTGCAGCTCGCGCTGCGTCTGCGCAACGACGGCGGTCTGGTCGATGTGGTTCCCTATGCCCACACCGCGGGCGAGCACCTGGCCGTGCTCAAGCAAGCCCTGCCGTTTTCGCTGAGCGACGAGCAGGAGGCCGCGTTCCAAGATATCCTGCACGATATGTGCGATGGCGGGCGCGTGATGAACCGTCTGCTGCTGGGCGATGTCGGTACCGGTAAGACCGCCGTTGCCGCCTGCGCGCTGGCTGTGGCTGCCGATAGCGGCACGCAGGCCTGCGTTATGGCGCCCACGGGCGTGCTGGCGCGCCAATATGCCGATAAGACCGGCCCTCTGCTCTCGCAGACCGGCATGTCCTGGGCGCTTCTGACGGGTGCCACTCCGGCGGCCGAGCGCGAGCGGATCCATGAGCAGCTGCAGTCCGGCGAGCTCGATGTCCTCTTTGGCACCCATGCTGTTCTTTCCGAAGACGTGAACTTTAAGCACTTGTCGCTTGTTGTCATCGACGAACAGCACCGCTTTGGCGTAGGCCAACGCAACGCACTACGCGCGAAGGGCCCCGGTGCCGATCTGCTCGTTATGACGGCAACGCCCATCCCGCGTACGCTGGCGCTTTCGGTCTACGGCGATCTGGACACGAGTATCATCCGCCATCGGCCAGTCCCTGGCGCTGGCGTGACGACACGCGTGCTCACCGAGTCGAGTCGAGACCTCGCCTATGGCGCCATTCGCGAGGCTCACGAGAAGGGGCAGCAGGCCTACGTGATTTGCCCGCTCGTGGAGCCGAGTGACTCGGCCGATGAGCTGGAGGACGTGCCCGGTATCGCCCGCGACGACGAGGGCCGCGTGACGGTCCCCGTGCCGCTGCACGATACGGCGACCGAGCTCGATCGCCTGCGTCTGGCGCTGCCGGGTCTCACTATCGAGCGCCTTCACGGCCGCATGCCGGCGGGGGAGAAGGATCGGGTCATCGATGCCTTCAAGCGTGGCGAGATTGACGTGCTCGTCTCGACTACGGTGGTCGAGGTGGGCGTCGACGTGCCCAATGCCACCGTCATGGTTATCGAGAATGGCGAGCGCTTTGGTTTGGCTGCCTTGCACCAGCTGCGCGGCCGCGTGGGCCGCGGCAGCGTGTCGGGCACCTGCCTGGTTATGACGCACTCCAAGGGCAACGGCGGCGCATCGGCGGCACAAGACCGTCTCCAGTCGCTCGAAAAGACCTCGGACGGCTTTACGCTCGCCCAGATGGACCTGCGTCTGCGCCACGAGGGTGAAATCCTGGGTTACCGCCAGCATGGCGGCGTGACCTTGCGCTTTGTTGACCTCGATGCCGACGAGGAATTGATCGAATGGGCCCATTTGGACGCGGTCGAGCTCTTGCGGTATGCTTGCAACCTTGACTCCGTGGCGACGCGTCCTCTGCGCGATGCGGTCGCCATGCGGTATCGACACATCTTTAAGGAGGTCAGCGGAGGATGA
- the smc gene encoding chromosome segregation protein SMC yields MYLKSLTLKGFKSFADRAHMTFEPGLTVIVGPNGSGKSNISDSILWVLGEQSAKQLRGQAMEDVIFSGSSARKPVGVAEVTLVLDNSDHMLPVDFDEVAITRRMYRSGESEYLINSSPCRLMDIQDILHDSGLGKDTHSIISQGKLDAILQSRPEERRALIEEAAGISKHKRRKERALKKIKSMDEHLTRARDINKEIARQLRPLERQVDRARKYKELSSRANELTQMLAVDELRSLQSQWNDLESRSKEGAAELELAQYRLGEKERELEKLQVMLEEKGLFVGDLGEQRRHMQDVVGRINSDMRLLEEKGHNMVSRLSDMRGQISSSEHQRRRVFEELEDARAQLEEVTGAHMQAQEDVDAAGPAAAELHERRVALDNQISQLTREQRDVQRVADNAALELAKVKDSLSNAEVEDNMYASRLEQIDEQLEEVMASLESRRDRAEELEGALEEARQAQVDAREATETARAALKDLRARESEARNKLSEVRSELASQKKLDARMADSSPLVSRLVGALGDDVLGRLGDVLEAPRELEGLVEQLLAGDIDALLFDDAATLERAGRAALDQKKASGEALLVARGVSGSTAAEGAAGTRLVDRLSVRAGYGPVVEALLGGYYVVDDLAAALSAPVVEGVTYVTPDGARVACGGLVRVGLDAGEASGALERKRRIRELEGLEPDLAAIFEHASDQVVEANAAVEEARAAEGDAAGEIARLEGERRSLLSEIGRLEQSANNAEVERVRTSKRREQASEAVRAARPRVDELTRSRDEARAQASDLGLQISEANDELDRVRRDDSEAAGKLADAKVRLAQTSERLRSLKGRVPDLEHRLEGIDRRIRGTRQASRSLELLRLRVDPMHERYSALLERASDWAARLRDQASLEEADSASLKKTIEDAKAEVARAKERVDTASATQNEFKVARGKLEVQVEAAIKAITADGTTVLEEALMLPAPTDRDAAERELNQLVRQINNLGPVNQVAMEEYEQLKRRADYIEEQLADLESARKALTKITVAIDRKMRKAFLVTFEKVDANFREIFAMLFPGGQAHLEMTDPEHPAETGIEVVAQPRGKRITKMMLMSGGEKSLTALALLFAVYRTRTVPFYVLDEVEAALDDANLSKLIGALDVLRSDTQLLVISHQRRTMEDADVLYGVSMQADGVSRVVSQKLDRETGKVVNA; encoded by the coding sequence GTGTATCTCAAGTCCCTCACGCTCAAAGGGTTCAAGTCGTTTGCCGACCGCGCCCATATGACGTTTGAGCCGGGCCTGACCGTCATCGTCGGTCCCAACGGCTCGGGAAAATCGAACATCTCTGACTCGATTCTGTGGGTCCTGGGCGAGCAGAGCGCCAAGCAGCTGCGCGGCCAGGCCATGGAGGATGTCATCTTCTCGGGCTCGTCAGCGCGCAAGCCGGTGGGTGTCGCCGAGGTCACGCTTGTGCTCGATAACTCGGACCATATGCTGCCCGTCGATTTTGACGAGGTCGCCATCACCCGTCGTATGTATCGCTCGGGCGAAAGCGAGTACCTCATCAACTCGAGCCCGTGCCGCCTGATGGACATTCAGGACATCTTGCACGATTCGGGCCTGGGCAAGGATACACATTCCATCATCAGCCAGGGCAAGCTCGATGCCATCTTGCAGAGCCGCCCTGAGGAGCGCCGTGCCCTCATCGAGGAGGCCGCCGGCATCTCCAAGCACAAGCGCCGCAAGGAGCGTGCGCTCAAAAAGATTAAGTCGATGGACGAGCACCTGACGCGTGCCCGCGACATCAATAAGGAAATCGCCCGTCAGCTGCGACCGTTGGAGCGTCAGGTCGATCGCGCGCGCAAGTACAAAGAGCTGTCCTCGCGTGCGAACGAGCTTACGCAGATGCTAGCCGTCGACGAGCTGCGTTCGCTGCAGTCGCAGTGGAACGACCTGGAGAGCCGTTCCAAGGAAGGCGCCGCCGAGCTGGAGCTTGCGCAGTACCGCTTGGGCGAAAAGGAGCGCGAGCTCGAGAAGCTTCAGGTCATGCTCGAGGAAAAGGGCCTGTTTGTGGGCGACCTGGGCGAGCAGCGCCGTCATATGCAAGATGTGGTCGGCCGCATTAACTCCGACATGCGCCTGCTCGAGGAAAAGGGCCACAACATGGTGTCGCGCCTGTCTGACATGCGCGGGCAGATTTCGAGCTCCGAGCATCAGCGACGTCGCGTGTTCGAGGAGCTCGAGGACGCGCGTGCGCAGCTTGAGGAAGTGACCGGTGCGCACATGCAGGCCCAGGAGGACGTCGACGCCGCTGGTCCTGCCGCCGCTGAGCTCCACGAGCGGCGCGTGGCGCTCGACAATCAGATTTCGCAGCTTACGCGTGAGCAACGCGATGTGCAGCGCGTGGCCGATAACGCCGCGCTCGAGCTTGCCAAGGTGAAGGACTCGCTGAGCAATGCCGAGGTCGAGGACAACATGTATGCCTCGCGCCTGGAGCAGATTGACGAGCAGCTCGAGGAGGTCATGGCCTCGCTCGAGAGCCGTCGCGACCGCGCCGAGGAGCTTGAGGGCGCTCTTGAGGAAGCGCGCCAGGCTCAGGTTGATGCGCGTGAGGCCACCGAGACGGCACGCGCGGCCCTGAAGGACCTGCGTGCCCGCGAGAGTGAGGCGCGCAACAAGCTATCCGAGGTGCGCTCGGAGCTTGCCAGCCAAAAGAAACTCGATGCCCGCATGGCCGACAGCTCGCCGCTCGTGAGCCGTCTGGTGGGTGCGCTGGGCGACGATGTCTTGGGTCGTCTGGGCGACGTGCTGGAGGCCCCGCGCGAGCTTGAGGGCCTGGTTGAGCAATTGCTCGCCGGCGATATCGATGCGCTGCTGTTTGATGACGCCGCCACGCTTGAGCGTGCCGGTCGTGCGGCTCTGGACCAAAAGAAGGCCTCGGGCGAAGCACTGCTGGTGGCGCGCGGCGTGAGCGGCTCTACCGCCGCTGAGGGCGCTGCCGGTACCCGCCTGGTTGATCGTCTGTCCGTGCGCGCAGGCTACGGACCCGTCGTCGAGGCGCTGCTCGGCGGCTATTACGTCGTTGACGATCTTGCTGCCGCGCTGTCGGCGCCGGTCGTTGAAGGCGTGACTTACGTGACCCCCGATGGCGCCCGCGTCGCCTGCGGCGGCCTGGTGCGCGTGGGGCTTGATGCCGGCGAGGCTTCGGGTGCCTTGGAGCGCAAGCGCCGCATCCGTGAGCTCGAGGGCCTGGAACCCGATCTGGCTGCCATCTTTGAGCATGCTTCGGACCAAGTCGTTGAGGCCAACGCTGCCGTCGAGGAGGCCCGTGCCGCCGAGGGCGATGCCGCCGGTGAGATCGCCCGTCTTGAGGGCGAGCGCCGCTCGCTGCTTTCCGAGATCGGCCGCTTGGAGCAAAGCGCCAACAATGCCGAGGTCGAGCGCGTGCGCACCTCCAAGCGCCGCGAGCAGGCCTCCGAAGCCGTTCGCGCTGCGCGCCCGCGCGTTGACGAGCTCACCCGTTCGCGTGACGAGGCCCGCGCGCAGGCAAGCGATCTGGGCTTGCAGATTTCTGAGGCCAACGACGAACTCGACCGCGTTCGCCGTGACGATTCCGAGGCTGCCGGCAAGCTCGCCGACGCCAAGGTTCGCCTAGCCCAGACGAGCGAACGCCTGCGTTCGCTGAAGGGCCGCGTGCCCGACCTGGAGCATCGTCTTGAGGGCATCGACCGTCGTATCCGCGGAACACGCCAGGCCTCGCGCTCGCTCGAGCTGCTGCGCCTGCGCGTCGATCCCATGCACGAACGCTATTCTGCCCTGTTGGAACGCGCGTCGGATTGGGCAGCGCGCCTGCGTGACCAGGCCTCTCTGGAGGAGGCGGACTCCGCTTCGCTCAAGAAGACCATCGAGGATGCCAAGGCAGAGGTTGCCCGCGCTAAGGAGCGAGTCGATACCGCCTCTGCCACGCAAAACGAGTTCAAGGTCGCGCGTGGCAAGCTCGAGGTGCAGGTCGAGGCTGCCATCAAGGCCATTACCGCCGATGGCACGACGGTGCTCGAGGAAGCGCTCATGCTTCCGGCGCCCACGGACCGCGATGCCGCCGAGCGCGAACTCAACCAGCTTGTGCGCCAGATCAACAACCTTGGTCCCGTTAACCAAGTTGCCATGGAGGAGTACGAGCAGCTCAAACGCCGCGCCGACTACATCGAGGAGCAGCTGGCCGATTTGGAGAGCGCGCGCAAGGCGCTCACCAAGATCACGGTGGCCATTGATCGCAAGATGCGCAAGGCGTTCCTGGTGACGTTTGAGAAGGTCGACGCGAACTTCCGCGAGATCTTCGCTATGCTCTTCCCGGGCGGCCAGGCTCATCTGGAGATGACCGATCCCGAGCATCCTGCCGAGACGGGTATCGAGGTCGTGGCGCAGCCGCGCGGCAAGCGCATCACCAAGATGATGCTCATGTCGGGCGGCGAGAAGAGCCTGACGGCGCTCGCCCTGCTCTTTGCTGTGTACCGCACGCGCACGGTGCCGTTCTATGTGCTGGACGAGGTCGAGGCGGCACTCGATGACGCCAACCTGTCCAAGCTCATCGGCGCGCTCGATGTGTTGCGTTCCGATACGCAGCTCTTGGTCATTTCGCATCAGCGCCGTACTATGGAGGACGCTGACGTCCTCTATGGCGTCTCGATGCAAGCCGACGGCGTCAGTCGCGTCGTCTCGCAAAAACTCGATCGCGAAACCGGAAAGGTCGTGAATGCATAA
- the rpmF gene encoding 50S ribosomal protein L32: protein MPVPKQKQGRIRTHTRRSANMKISAAAQSTCPRCGAVKLPHHVCPSCGFYKDREVIVIE from the coding sequence ATGCCCGTACCTAAACAAAAGCAGGGTCGTATCCGCACTCACACCCGTCGTTCCGCCAACATGAAGATCTCGGCTGCGGCTCAGTCCACGTGCCCCCGTTGCGGCGCTGTCAAGCTTCCGCACCACGTGTGCCCCAGCTGCGGTTTCTACAAGGACCGCGAGGTTATCGTTATCGAGTAA
- the ftsY gene encoding signal recognition particle-docking protein FtsY, whose product MGFFDALSRGLERSREALNEVFYFGGEVDEDFWEDLEDTLVMGDMGAEIAIQVSDDLRDAAAKKNLKTAPQLRRALAEQLEQHFVPIERDPFSDTPSCVLFVGINGAGKTTTVGKIASAMAARGKNVVIGSADTFRAAAIEQLDVWGQRAGVPVIKRDRGSDPASVCYDVLDEADKRGSDLVLIDTAGRLHTSPELMRELAKVVNVTRKRAANMAAGPMPVSVVLVIDAATGQNGLNQALEFNEALGLDGIIMTKLDGTAKGGIAMAVAEKLKLPILRVGVGEQVDDLQEFNAKDFCRALVGESN is encoded by the coding sequence ATGGGATTCTTTGACGCTCTCTCGCGCGGACTTGAGCGCAGTCGCGAGGCCCTCAACGAGGTCTTTTACTTTGGCGGCGAGGTCGACGAGGATTTTTGGGAGGACTTAGAGGACACCCTCGTCATGGGTGACATGGGTGCCGAGATCGCCATTCAGGTCTCCGATGACCTGCGCGACGCCGCGGCCAAGAAGAACCTCAAGACCGCTCCGCAGCTTCGTCGTGCCCTGGCCGAGCAGCTCGAGCAGCACTTTGTGCCCATCGAGCGCGATCCGTTTTCCGATACGCCGAGCTGCGTGCTGTTTGTGGGCATTAACGGTGCCGGCAAGACCACTACGGTCGGCAAGATCGCGAGCGCCATGGCCGCCCGCGGCAAGAACGTGGTGATCGGTTCGGCCGACACCTTCCGCGCCGCCGCTATCGAGCAGCTCGATGTGTGGGGCCAGCGCGCTGGCGTACCGGTTATCAAGCGTGACCGCGGCTCCGATCCGGCGAGCGTGTGCTATGACGTGCTCGACGAGGCCGATAAGCGCGGCAGCGACCTGGTGCTTATCGATACCGCCGGCCGTCTGCACACGAGCCCTGAGCTCATGCGCGAGCTTGCCAAGGTGGTTAACGTGACGCGTAAGCGCGCCGCCAATATGGCCGCCGGTCCCATGCCGGTTTCGGTCGTGCTTGTGATCGACGCCGCGACGGGTCAAAACGGTCTGAACCAGGCGCTCGAGTTTAACGAGGCGCTGGGCCTGGACGGTATTATCATGACTAAGCTCGACGGCACGGCTAAGGGCGGTATCGCCATGGCCGTGGCCGAGAAACTCAAGCTCCCGATCCTGCGCGTGGGCGTGGGCGAGCAGGTCGATGACCTGCAGGAGTTCAATGCCAAAGATTTCTGCCGCGCCCTGGTGGGCGAGTCCAATTAA
- the rsmD gene encoding 16S rRNA (guanine(966)-N(2))-methyltransferase RsmD, whose product MRIIGGEWRGRKIEEPRGRDVTRPTTDRVREACASMVMSAFDFDLDEVRVLDAFGGSGALGIEMLSRGARSLTTFEIDRNAARLITKNIESLCRDRARWRVVTGDVLASASRGRVPGGPFDLVLLDPPYAFGAEPVEELLQNLAQQGLLAQGAYALFEHAAADTGAHPAGFETMREKRYGITSVDLLRWVGNGEDDGNDSDAPTEDAHE is encoded by the coding sequence ATGAGAATCATCGGCGGCGAATGGCGCGGTCGTAAGATCGAGGAGCCCCGTGGTCGCGATGTCACCCGCCCCACGACCGATCGCGTGCGCGAGGCGTGCGCATCTATGGTCATGTCGGCATTCGACTTCGATCTGGACGAGGTCCGCGTGCTGGATGCCTTTGGCGGCTCCGGCGCCTTGGGCATCGAGATGCTCTCGCGTGGTGCCCGCTCGCTCACCACGTTCGAGATCGATCGCAACGCTGCTCGTCTGATTACCAAGAATATCGAGTCGCTCTGCCGCGACCGTGCACGCTGGCGCGTGGTGACGGGCGACGTGCTGGCAAGCGCTTCGCGCGGCCGCGTGCCGGGCGGTCCCTTTGACCTGGTTCTGCTCGACCCGCCCTATGCTTTTGGTGCTGAGCCGGTCGAGGAGCTGCTACAGAACCTAGCTCAGCAAGGCTTGCTGGCGCAGGGTGCCTACGCGCTCTTTGAGCACGCCGCGGCCGATACGGGCGCTCACCCGGCCGGCTTTGAGACCATGCGGGAGAAGCGCTATGGCATAACCTCGGTCGACCTGCTTCGTTGGGTTGGCAACGGCGAGGATGATGGCAACGATAGCGACGCACCCACGGAGGATGCCCATGAGTGA